One Myxococcota bacterium DNA segment encodes these proteins:
- a CDS encoding prolipoprotein diacylglyceryl transferase family protein encodes MGLIVALTIYFLMTFIAYFTGSCVFAYAAYKDHRPMFAIAKVLLLIVVCSILGSKIFHVLFEAPGHIAPDGTLIRSLWELMQADPWHAFRLNDPGYVFYGGLVGALFVALAYPGYVNYTAKALALGLSIGRLGCFWTGCCYGLAEIPVQLMESGFMLWLFFKIDRLDDLLIRYSLWRFGVEFLRADESRGIWALGLSTSQWISLGILGVLAGRALTSAFKSSQMPQTRIQT; translated from the coding sequence ATGGGTTTAATAGTGGCTTTGACTATTTATTTTCTCATGACATTTATAGCCTATTTTACTGGCTCCTGCGTGTTCGCTTATGCTGCTTACAAAGACCACCGGCCAATGTTCGCAATCGCCAAGGTCTTGTTGCTGATTGTGGTTTGCAGCATCCTTGGCTCAAAGATCTTTCACGTTCTCTTTGAAGCGCCCGGGCACATAGCACCTGATGGTACGCTCATACGAAGCTTATGGGAATTAATGCAAGCAGACCCTTGGCATGCGTTTAGGCTTAACGACCCTGGCTATGTATTTTATGGGGGTTTAGTTGGCGCGCTTTTCGTGGCTTTGGCTTACCCAGGATATGTTAACTATACAGCCAAAGCGCTGGCATTGGGTTTAAGCATCGGACGCCTGGGGTGTTTTTGGACCGGGTGCTGCTATGGCTTGGCAGAGATTCCAGTGCAATTAATGGAAAGCGGGTTCATGCTCTGGCTATTTTTCAAAATAGACCGTTTGGATGACCTGCTTATTCGATATAGTCTCTGGCGTTTTGGCGTGGAATTTTTAAGGGCCGATGAATCTCGCGGCATTTGGGCTCTAGGACTATCCACCTCACAATGGATTTCTTTAGGAATCTTAGGGGTCTTGGCCGGACGTGCCTTGACAAGCGCCTTCAAATCCAGTCAGATGCCGCAAACAAGGATTCAAACATGA
- a CDS encoding transporter substrate-binding domain-containing protein, which yields MRIFIFCLISSCVWGQHLRVGVVGHAPYVLHAENAFEGVSLDVWKMIARNLGLQYDARYIARFEDAARLLREERLDVLVGPIAITSSLAKNALLTQPYYRATFGMAVPENDVTLLGRIRQKLGPIAGSIALTMLLVLLVAFFVWRAERRVNAEQFSKDHGKGLGDSIWFTVVTMMGVGYGDKVPITRAGRILSMGWMLVGIVMASSLTAGITTFFTVASLPHLSAVSPASLKNAPIAVANKIGAKLVEERFEAEPLMAPDYEQAFSKLADGSVKAVVGDRVELLYYLRLHPKSKIIVTETNYEVMHYGFAFSKAVRSEFSRVNVELLKLIEDGSIREIFLDWRRGAEQVPISVLVPATGSSDHVQIERLSRKQHSSPGVSSGF from the coding sequence ATGCGCATATTTATTTTTTGTTTAATCTCTTCTTGTGTTTGGGGACAGCATTTACGGGTGGGGGTTGTTGGGCATGCGCCCTATGTCTTGCATGCGGAAAACGCCTTCGAAGGCGTTAGTTTAGATGTCTGGAAGATGATTGCTCGCAATCTTGGGCTTCAATATGACGCGAGGTATATTGCTCGGTTTGAGGATGCCGCCAGGCTTTTGCGAGAAGAAAGGCTCGATGTGTTGGTGGGGCCGATTGCGATCACTTCTTCTTTGGCGAAGAACGCACTTCTCACGCAACCTTATTATCGGGCTACTTTCGGCATGGCGGTGCCAGAGAATGATGTCACGCTTTTGGGACGGATTCGCCAAAAGCTTGGGCCGATCGCGGGATCTATTGCCTTGACGATGCTTTTGGTGCTGTTGGTGGCCTTTTTCGTCTGGCGTGCGGAGCGTCGGGTAAATGCCGAGCAGTTTTCTAAGGACCACGGCAAAGGGCTTGGGGATTCTATTTGGTTTACCGTGGTGACCATGATGGGGGTCGGTTATGGCGACAAGGTTCCCATTACGCGGGCAGGGCGCATACTATCCATGGGTTGGATGCTGGTAGGCATAGTTATGGCGTCTTCACTAACCGCGGGGATCACGACCTTCTTTACCGTGGCGAGCTTGCCGCATTTAAGTGCGGTGAGTCCTGCATCACTAAAAAATGCCCCGATTGCTGTAGCGAACAAAATTGGCGCCAAGTTGGTGGAAGAGCGTTTTGAGGCCGAACCTCTGATGGCGCCAGATTATGAACAAGCGTTTTCAAAGTTGGCCGACGGTTCGGTCAAGGCTGTGGTCGGAGACCGGGTGGAGCTGCTTTATTACTTGCGGCTCCACCCCAAGTCCAAAATCATTGTGACTGAGACCAACTACGAAGTGATGCACTATGGGTTTGCCTTTTCAAAAGCTGTGCGGTCTGAGTTTTCTCGGGTTAATGTTGAACTGTTAAAGTTGATCGAAGACGGCTCCATTCGCGAGATTTTTCTCGACTGGCGACGCGGAGCTGAGCAGGTTCCTATTTCTGTTCTTGTGCCGGCGACTGGCTCCAGTGATCACGTTCAAATAGAGCGCCTGAGTCGCAAGCAGCATTCATCACCGGGCGTGAGTAGCGGTTTTTGA
- a CDS encoding type II toxin-antitoxin system RelE/ParE family toxin, whose protein sequence is MSYQIRYLGDVVSEHIPALPVNIKASIKRAIEERLTIDPVGFGKPLRYSLKGHRRLRVGDYRIVYRIEPRNQMVIIVAIKHRKDIYE, encoded by the coding sequence ATGAGTTACCAGATTAGGTATCTCGGCGATGTTGTCAGTGAGCATATCCCTGCTTTGCCTGTCAATATTAAGGCATCTATTAAACGTGCGATTGAAGAACGTTTAACGATTGACCCGGTGGGGTTTGGGAAGCCTCTTCGTTATAGTTTGAAGGGCCACCGACGCTTGCGAGTCGGGGACTATCGGATTGTCTATCGGATCGAGCCTCGAAATCAGATGGTGATTATTGTGGCGATTAAGCATCGAAAAGATATTTATGAATGA
- a CDS encoding S8 family serine peptidase, which produces MAVSLFSFLALFGMTSVAFGQPEVKPGVVLLKCKEFYEPCDLSDLNKTAGISRIKRLAKTSRLLAGILSEGVTTDQAISTYAKDPRIDYVEPNYLVRAFDLPNDPFFKYQWGLHNTGQTGGTIDSDINAPLAWDLRPNGPNVVIGVIDTGVDYTHLDLANNMWTNSLEIPGNGMDDDDNGYIDDIHGINAATGKGDPMDDNQHGTHVAGIIAAEGNNGLGVSGVLQKAKIITCKCLDENGVGDTASAIVCMDYFAALAARSRNPVKMVATNNSWGGGGMSRAFTDAVRDHQKLGILFVAAAGNIGDNNDAVGSFPANIELSNVISVAASDAQDRLASFSNYGPHSVHVAAPGTDILSTIPGQVYDYLSGTSMAAPFVTGVIGSILATNTDMDWVSIKNLIIAGGTLTEAATDGLISGRRLRMIDQDGRGSLSCNNQVLRRRIQPKSSTLIMRVRQKLPLAMLKINCAKSSQPALSLINTPIQVTHLGLKKDVGVDNLLNDLGQNGDEVAYDGIFSGEFIPALAGTYRLLFPGADSVTVTVLE; this is translated from the coding sequence ATGGCAGTTTCGCTATTTAGCTTTTTGGCTTTGTTTGGGATGACGTCTGTAGCGTTTGGGCAACCCGAGGTTAAACCGGGCGTTGTGTTGCTTAAATGCAAAGAGTTTTACGAGCCCTGCGACCTTAGTGATTTAAATAAAACGGCAGGTATTTCTCGGATAAAACGTTTAGCCAAAACCTCACGTTTGCTGGCCGGCATATTAAGCGAAGGTGTTACCACTGATCAGGCAATTTCGACTTATGCTAAGGATCCACGCATTGATTATGTCGAGCCGAATTATTTGGTACGGGCTTTCGATCTCCCCAACGATCCATTCTTTAAATACCAATGGGGCCTGCACAACACCGGTCAAACCGGTGGTACGATTGATTCGGATATCAATGCACCGCTGGCTTGGGATTTAAGACCTAATGGACCAAATGTTGTCATTGGCGTCATTGATACAGGAGTGGATTATACACATCTCGATCTGGCCAACAATATGTGGACCAACTCTTTGGAGATTCCGGGGAATGGGATGGACGATGACGATAACGGTTATATCGATGATATTCACGGCATCAACGCCGCCACTGGCAAGGGCGATCCGATGGATGACAATCAGCATGGCACCCACGTAGCCGGCATTATTGCAGCAGAGGGAAATAACGGCCTGGGCGTATCCGGCGTTTTACAAAAGGCGAAAATTATTACTTGTAAGTGTTTGGATGAAAACGGCGTGGGCGACACAGCGAGCGCGATTGTATGCATGGACTATTTCGCGGCGCTGGCAGCACGTTCTAGAAACCCCGTTAAGATGGTGGCGACCAATAATTCCTGGGGGGGCGGTGGCATGTCTCGTGCTTTCACCGATGCCGTGCGTGACCATCAAAAACTTGGCATTTTGTTTGTTGCAGCCGCAGGTAATATTGGAGACAACAATGACGCAGTCGGGTCATTCCCCGCCAACATCGAGCTGAGTAACGTGATATCGGTTGCAGCTTCCGATGCGCAAGATCGCCTTGCGTCATTCTCTAACTATGGTCCCCATTCCGTACATGTGGCCGCTCCGGGCACAGACATATTAAGCACTATCCCCGGTCAAGTGTATGATTACCTAAGCGGTACTTCGATGGCGGCCCCGTTCGTCACGGGCGTCATTGGTAGCATTTTGGCAACGAATACAGACATGGACTGGGTCTCGATCAAAAACCTTATAATTGCCGGCGGCACACTCACCGAGGCTGCCACAGATGGGTTGATATCCGGTCGCCGCCTAAGGATGATAGACCAAGATGGCCGCGGCAGTTTGTCTTGTAATAATCAGGTGTTACGCCGCCGGATCCAGCCAAAATCCAGCACGTTAATTATGCGCGTTCGCCAAAAACTGCCACTGGCGATGCTGAAGATTAACTGCGCGAAAAGCTCTCAACCTGCGCTGAGTTTAATCAACACGCCCATTCAAGTGACTCATCTGGGCTTAAAAAAAGATGTCGGCGTGGACAACCTGCTTAACGATTTGGGCCAAAACGGCGACGAAGTAGCTTACGATGGCATCTTCTCGGGCGAATTTATCCCGGCCTTAGCCGGAACTTACCGTCTACTATTTCCGGGCGCGGACTCTGTTACTGTAACTGTATTGGAATAG
- a CDS encoding MaoC/PaaZ C-terminal domain-containing protein, producing MSQIKVGDLIAPLLKSAITRVQISQFAAATGDFNPMHVDDTIARSNGYSGICAHPQLALAYVEQALLHHLPDFQISKMTATFQKLIWPGDMLTAKGVVSKEYEQDGQNNYEIDIWVENQNHDVILKGTVTGTLSSHA from the coding sequence ATGAGCCAAATTAAAGTAGGCGATTTGATTGCACCTCTGCTCAAATCAGCGATTACCAGGGTGCAGATCTCTCAATTTGCTGCGGCAACCGGTGATTTTAATCCTATGCACGTGGACGACACCATCGCACGTAGCAACGGCTACAGCGGCATTTGCGCGCATCCTCAGCTGGCGCTCGCGTACGTTGAACAAGCGCTGCTGCATCACTTGCCCGATTTTCAGATCAGCAAGATGACTGCCACTTTTCAAAAACTTATTTGGCCGGGCGATATGCTAACGGCCAAAGGTGTTGTTAGTAAAGAATACGAACAAGATGGCCAAAATAATTACGAGATAGATATCTGGGTGGAAAACCAAAATCACGATGTCATCCTAAAAGGCACCGTCACCGGCACTTTGTCATCGCACGCTTGA
- a CDS encoding PAN domain-containing protein has translation MRKKLNYLLLFITLCPSLLSASGTSAEANVDRPGADYANFDVPPDYVFCQAACEQDDRCQAYTYVKPGFQGTNAKCWLKSAGPNRLSSEGCISGVKESTRELGWNRAGNSYYKFDMKWNSTLDDCRDYCKADIRCMTYTYMHPHYEGPTARCYLKNRYSRPVMNAACDSGALFERDHWSQSPAQEQK, from the coding sequence ATGCGGAAAAAACTCAACTATCTTCTACTATTTATCACTCTTTGCCCATCGCTTTTAAGCGCCTCAGGCACCAGCGCAGAGGCAAATGTGGACAGACCCGGCGCAGATTACGCGAACTTCGACGTCCCTCCCGACTATGTTTTTTGCCAAGCTGCCTGCGAGCAAGATGATCGTTGCCAAGCGTACACCTATGTTAAACCAGGCTTTCAAGGCACCAACGCCAAATGCTGGCTTAAATCGGCAGGTCCTAACAGACTCAGCTCCGAAGGCTGCATTTCTGGCGTGAAAGAATCCACCAGAGAACTTGGCTGGAACAGAGCCGGCAATAGCTATTATAAATTCGACATGAAATGGAACTCAACGCTCGATGATTGTCGTGACTATTGCAAAGCCGATATCCGATGCATGACCTATACCTACATGCACCCGCATTATGAGGGACCAACCGCTCGTTGCTACCTCAAAAACCGCTACTCACGCCCGGTGATGAATGCTGCTTGCGACTCAGGCGCTCTATTTGAACGTGATCACTGGAGCCAGTCGCCGGCACAAGAACAGAAATAG